A window of Oryza glaberrima chromosome 2, OglaRS2, whole genome shotgun sequence genomic DNA:
ACTTGAATAATACCTACTATTAGGCCTACTCTCCCGAGTAGACTTGCGCAGCATCGATGGATTAGCATTCATATGCATGTTCGGCTCGACCTCCTGTTATGTATCTCCAGGCATGTCAGGTGTCGTGACATAAATCCCCATCCCTCTCCTTTGTATGGCATGTGGTCCTCCTTGATTAGCGACTAATGAAGGTAATTAAGTTAATCAATTCATTAAGACTAttacactgacatgtgggtcctaagTAATTAAGAATAGCAAATAAACCATGTTTAGGATTTGTGTCGCTGATGTGTGGGCCCGCTGGCCACCGTGGCTGTCAATAGTTGACCCCGACCACAGCTGTCAGTGGCTTACTACTTTTCCTTgaggaaaataattaaaataagtacataAACTATTTAGTGTGTAGGTGCAAGCCACGTCGACATATATCAAATGGAATAATTATACTTACTGTAACATTGGAAAGAAACAATAATTCACAAAAGATTTTTGAACCCAAATTTCTGTAATGATGTAAACACTACCAATTAAGTTTTCAGGTAACAACTAAAATTAAAGTTCCATGGTCTAAacgatttgtctcgcaatttacacgtgaTTTGTGTAATTATTTTCtttgcctatatttaatactctatgcatgtttccaaacattcgatgttacagggtgaaaagttttgctAGGGGATCAAAACAGGCCCTAAATTGTTCTGCAGAGAAAAAGATATGTTGGGATTTGGGAAGATGCTTTTATGGAAGTTTTGCAGTACATATCTGTACCTATTACAGATTGTGAAATATGTCATCTCCACAAGAGACATTtacaataagtccaaaaatcaggttCCATAGGCCATAATATGATTGAGGTGTCAAACTAACACTAATATATACTGCAGATATGATGGTCCATATTAAGGCTAGAAAGCAAGTGGTTCGAGGTagtaatcaattttttttacttaagtAGAAATGACAGCATACTATCATATTGCTGCTTAAAAATTGTGAGGAACTGGAGAGCACAGTAAACATATCCCATTTAGAATCAAGCATCAACTTCAATCAGATCGGTCAACCTTCTTTTTCCATTATTTATACCTCCTGTGAACTGAACTCTAGGCACGATATGAATAAATACAGTGAGGGAAGCATACCTCTCCCTATCACGTTGTCTTCTAACTTCCTCCAGAAACTTAAGTTAGTAATGTCGGCAAGCATACCTCTTCATATACAACATATGCAAGTAAATTTACAATTGACAACTATAACCGATAAATAAAGTACCTTGCCGCAGGGCAAATGGAGAACGACAGGAAAATAAGTTAATGGTGTAGATGGCGCGTGTCCATTGCAGTAGTGTGGCACCGCCAACTTGCATAGTTGGCTGACAACCTACAGGTCATAGCAAGGTGAAGCAGAAGTGTAAAAAATTTTGTGCGAAAATATATAGCTCAATGCAAAGGGGCAAATTTTACATGTCCATACTCTTTTCTCCAACTACTGTCATTAGGATGATCATAAACTGAATTCGTTTGGTGCACATATGTGACAGAGATAAGATCAGTCCAAGTTCAACGGGTGGCGGTACCGCAAATCATAAACTCAGTTTTTTTAATGATGCCTTCGAATTGTGGTTTCATGCCACCAAGTCTGATCCAACACATGAAATGCATACCAAGAGAATTAGTATGTCTTAAGAAACCTGTCATGGAGTGAGTGtgtgagaaaagagagcttagGAATTTGGAGAATAAAATGCATTTTATTTGACTGGCATTTCTACAAACACATGGTGCGCATggattgtactccctccatccctaaatatttgacgctgttgactttttaaaacatgtttgactgttcgtcttattaaaaaaaataatgtaattattaattatttttctattatttgattcattgttaaatatacttttatgcatacatataattctacatatttcacaaaagtttctgaataagacgaacggttaaatatatttaaaaaagttaacggtgtcaaatatttagggatggagggattaCTTGTCTGCAAGCGCCACATCAAGCAATGGAGACACAAGTACAGCAAACAAGGAAAATCCATGCATGGACACCAGCGCTGGTGCAGGCGCAATGGCTGTGAGCATCTCACCTGATGCTAGTGCAGGTGCCAGTGCTGGTGAGGCATAACCCTGGGAAGCAAAACACAAATCTTCCAAGTTGGGGTAGCAGTGAGGATCTCACGTGTCGCTGGTGCCGGTGCAGTGGATCACGGGAAATGCATACCAACACAATCCTTCCAATTGTTTTGCTACATTCTTCATCTGTACAGTTCATAAATAGATTCGGTTGGAAAATCAAATTAAAGGGTGTGAGTGTGACAAATACAACAAATACTTTCcagtaacaaaaaaaagaaacatatatatatcgCCGAGGATTGTTTACGATCCCGTTGCCATCCTTGCGTGCTAAATGTGTGCTCTTGCACGTTGGCACCAAGCCACGCTATCTCTTTTTTATAAGCAGAGGGAATTCAGGTATGTTTTCATTTATCCAAAATGATGCTACTATTTGTTAGCGGTGGTGCAAACAGATCATTGCTTTGTTGGTCCAGTTTACGATTGGATGATTAGAAGCATTACATAGTAGTGATAGGGATAAAGCTCTAAGAAAAATGGCTTAAAGCAAAAATACTCATGAAACAAGCTACGGAAGAGTGAATTTGTTTATAAAATACAAGTTACAGATTGTCATGGTCATGCAACTATTTGTTAGTGTTTATGCAAatggtcatttttttttctttcattatgCTTTGAATGGATTACTACTAACAACACCATTGAATTGCAAAACTGGATGATCGCTAACGGCATCATTAGTTTGTAGTGACAATATGTTCTATCTACTGAAAAATGAGCTGCAGTGACAACGATGAAGCTGAGCCAAAATGCAGAATACAGTGACATTTTTTCAGCTGGTCAGCATTTATCACCTCCCTAATCATATCATGTTGGTCaaaaatttgtgaaaggaaGCATAAATAAATCAAGAAAGAAATGTTCTTCATAGATCAACTTAAATCAATGGTgtgataatatatatgtttggaACCGACCAAACTTCATAGATCAATTTATCAAAAGATATTATTCGCAGTGATCACGTATGGTGATGATGGAGAGTTGTTCGTAGCACATACATTTCAATTATAGTCATCTTTTCACATCCCCATGCATGTGTACTAACAAAACAAGTAACGTTTCAAAAATTAAACATGGCATTCATTAGCAGTACAACAAACTAAACCTCATTGATCCCCAATTGATTACATGGGATATATTTCTTATCTTCATTAACAGAAGCAAgaaaaaaagaggtaaaatcCTGGTTCTGTAGATGCCATATTTAATGTATACAAAAGAGATAAAATCCACATAATATTAACCTGGATTTGAGGATTGCTGTAAATGAAAACGACTGCATCTCCATATGGCCTgacaaaaggaaaataaaaacattgttGCTCCATGAACAAAAATCCCCCATCGCCAGCATTCACAAAAATGGCATGAAAAAATTGACAGCAAGAAATGGAGCTTACCTGCACCTCAATCTACACGGCGTAATCCTCATTCGCATGTAGCAATCAAATTAGGCAAACCAAGCCTTCAGCAGGTGGGTTGGAGGGAACTGTTGCCTCATGTGCTGATTGCATCGTGGACGACCTGCTGAAGAGACAGGACATCTGATGGAGATCACTGCCAACACAAACTTCAGTTCATTAAGCCTTCCATAAGCATGGAAAATATCATTCAAAAGGATAAAACATTGAATTGTTAATTATGAAAGCAACAAACAATCAACCTGAGATTTGGCCACTAGATATAAGCTAAGGAAAATAAAGTACATTCACTTAGAACACAAACTTTGATGGTTAATCTACAGAAAAGTGAACATCTATAGAAAATAATCAGGATTGATACATGTTGTACCTATGTTGcgaaatattttgttttcaaataaactgcatgctacttcctccgtttcacaatgtaagactttctagtattgcccacatttatttagatattaatgaatctagacatatgtatgtgtttagattcattaacatctatatgtatgtgaacaatgctaaaaagtcttacattgtaaaacggaggaagtatatttaaATTGCGTACCTAATTATTGATTAACCCTATCTTGGTATTGCTTACCTTTACCTTGATAACCATGGATATATTAAAGCCCGTAGTCAAATTATTGACACATGCCTAGCCATGTGATAATGTGATTTGGGAAGATCGCTATGGTAGCGACTATCTTGTGAGACACATGTGAAGTTGTTTATGGAAAAACAAAACTTAATCACAACAAGAAGATTTGTTTGGATTCCAGCAAAGGCTAGTGCTGACCCTGGTTAGTTAAGGACTGAGTTAGAAAAATAGGAAGGAAACGATCTAAGTACGAACGTATCTTCCTATATGGGCATATGGGCATAGACCTAGAGGATTATGGCCACCATAAGGTTGCGGTACCTTAGCCATTTGCGCCGTCATTTGTACTGTTCTTAACTAGACTTATATACTTTTTATTGACTTAGGGCGTGAATGAGAATGGATGAATGGTGGGACTAGCCAGGGTTAGTGTAGGGTCCAATGGCAGAAATATAGATAAATGTGCCTGGGGATAAACCGAATCAAGTAAGACTTAGGAATGTGGATGCAACCCTCAGTGAATGGTTAAACAAGAAAACTTACCGTTGTTTTCTTGTTAGAATGGCTAGGTCAAATGtttgttaaaatatttatgaaaGCTGGTTTTGAGCGAAAGAATCAAGCCCTTTCTTAAATCCAATGTGCATTAATCATGTTGCAGTGGTAGCTTGCAAGTACTCTATGTACTCACATAGCTATTTTCTCACTTTTTAAACATAACAGTAGTAGAAGAGGGAGACTCTGCCAACAATATGCCATACTTAGCAGATGATCAGAGGGCTAATCGAGAAATAGGTCCGGGCCCTAATGAACTGCCTGTGGGCATGTCGCTTGGGCCTATTACTATTTTGGTTTCCGCTACTACTTATATGATAGGATAAGACCCTATTGGTCCTTGTAAAGATATTAAACTATTTTAGCCTAAATTCATTTTGAAATTTTCTACTAGCTATAAATGTGTATACCAACTTTTAATTCAGGGATTGATACAAGAAAACATAGTAGGTTTTTGTTGTTCAAAACTAGGGCTAATAGTGTAGATGGctgataataagaaaaaaaatcaaatggatTGATAAATAGCAAAGCTGAAAACGTACAATAAAAAATGGTAAAGATATTTTCCAACCGAATCAATGCTTCTTTAACCCCTGTTAACACGATCGATCTAGCATAATACTAGCTGGCATCACAGCCCAGACCCCCAGACGATGCAAACACCCAGTGCTGTCCAAGCTGGCCATGTGAACGGCTCGAGTATTTAATTTCCCAAATCGGAAAAAATCACAAACGGCAGCATCCTGTCAGAATCGTCGCGATGCAACAGGTTTCGTCAGATCGTAGTAATGGTGTGGCTCACGTCCCATTCTTTCATTTCCTCTGGTCAGCGTGTCGCGAAGGTGAGAttggtggcgccggcgagccaCCGGCCGGACTGCTCCATGACGGCCACCATGCCCTGGCACTCGTGCAGCACCATCTCGTCCAGGCCAGCCTTGATCATGGCCGGGAAGAAGAGCCAGAACCCCGTCCCGGCCACGAACGCCAGAGTCAGCGgcacggcggccgcgcgcggcgggcgcCACCACCCCGCGTGCCGCGCCCACCACGCTTCCGCGGCCGTGCACACGCCGTGCAGGAGGAAGAACACGGTCACCTCGCCGCTCGGGGGACGCCACATGATGTAGAAGAACATCGCCTCGTGCATGAGCCCGGAGACGAGGAACGCCGCGAGGACGCCAGCCGCGTCGCCGAGACGCGCCCTCACCGGGCGGTACACCGAAGGCCGGAGGATGGCCGGCACCATGAGGTTCCACCGCCTGCCCCAGAAGTCCCGCAGCGACGACGCCAGGTACGGCCGGTCCACCTGCGGCTCCATCTCCATCCCGAGCACGCCATGGATCAGCCCGTGGACGACGGCCAGGAGGAGCTGCAGGGAGAAGTAGATGTGCCCGGTGTAGAGGATGAGGAGCTGGTACCGGCTCATGGCGTTCTTGAACTGGTACGTGTAGATGATGAGGGGGATGAcggcgccggagacgaggaTCTTGCCCGCCGCGCTCTCGTTGGCCGGAGCTGGATCTACACCTTTGGCCGGCTTGGCGGATGCGAGGTGCCGGAGCTTgacggggagggaggccgagaaGACGAAGTGATGGAGGGGATGCGTGGGGTTGAGGGGCCCTCGGCCCGCGGCGAGTAGGAGCAGCTTGAAGACGCCGAGCCAGCTGAGGAAGAAGGCAGAGCAGCCGCGGAaagtggtggtggagaaggagaaggggaccACGCAGAAGAGCGCGACTACGGGaaggagcgcggcgaggcggggagCGCCGGGGCGAAGGcttgcggcggcgaggcgggcgtaGAACATTGCCGCCCACACCGCCGCAGACACCTTGACGAGGCTGCCGAGCTCGCTGTCCATCACAGCCGTGGCCATTCGCTCGCAGACGGTCGACAGAACGCCACTCCCTTAGATTCATACAGTAGGCGGCGATAGCAAAATATATCACAATTTAAAACAGGAAAGTTGcagctttttttttccgaaGGTTTGCACTTCACTTCCAGTAAAGCttgctgtttcttttttcttttcaaaaaattgCAAGTTGAGGCTATGCTCCCGTTCAACATCTGATGACAATGGATTAGtaagaaaaatcaaatgatTCTTGAATGgcaaaaaaatgtataaatatgaCTATCTTATTCGACATAGGCAGGCAATGTGACTAACACTTTCCCATCTCAGTAGCCTCCGTATAGTGCAGCAGTCACAATTATTATTATAGATTTTGGAaatcggcaataataaaagagtAGTGTACTAGACCTAAAATTAAATGGATGTAAAGACAATAATTTAAACAGATCCAAAcactttcgatgagaggtaataccttACTCATGATTGAGGAAGTCCGATAGTATCCATCGGGTGTATATTGATCTAACGATTTGATAGTGCTTATCTCGCTATATGTTCTTGGAGGGCTCCCTGTCCACCTTATATAGGTAGGGGATAGGGTTACAAAGAGAATCGAAAAACCTAATCGGACTTGGTATTAGTttgctaatctattatatgatAATCCTTACTCGGTACTCTAGGTCCTGCCATAGAACACATGGTAACATTGCAACCGAGTCCTACTCTATATAATACATGGATCTGGCCTATCacctatctctaatctaatatGGAGGTTGTATGAGTACCTAGTATCCATATTCTCCACAGTAGCCTCTGAGACCTTGATAATCGAGTTGCAGTCTTCtcctccacagtagcccctgagaccttgaTAATCGAGTTGCAGTCTTCTCCGTGATTCATAACCTATACTGACTACTGAGTGTTTCAATCTTCCATGCGAAGGCTTCCCGATTGATTACTTGCGTTTATCCAAAACAAGTCCAGATTGAAGGTATGATCCACGTGCTTGAGCTGGTAAGCTTAGAGCATTTTGCTTGTCCTTCTGTTGCAGTCATAGTTGCTCGTTGGAGAAGAATGATGTGGTCCGTATAGAGGTGAGatcaccagtcggcggcggcgaacaaaTCAGTGCAAGCGATGCACAAGTAGTTAACGGTGGAGATGAGGCCCGTGAAGTAGAGGCACTTTTGGAATAACATACTTAACCTCATTCCCAACCCCTCTTTCCACAATCTACATTTTAGTCTCTCCCACCTTAGTATGCACTATACCCAATTCTACCATGCGTTTAAATTCAGCAGTAGAAGAAAAAATAGTGCGAAAAGAGTTATCACCATAATCTTCTACCTCCCATTTCCATTTACCTAGAATTAACCTTTTCAATTATGAGATCACATTCTTGACTGACATATGTCCTCTAGACACTTTGACCAATGCTGCTATGGGCTCATGCTTAATTTTTTGACCCGCTggatattgattttttttaactgcaTGTGTTGGAGATTTTGCTCTTCTTCTAAAATTTTTGGATGAACAGATCAACGGCATTTTTCTGTtggagattgattttttttttctgaactgcATGTGTTCCTGTTGAACAGGGTAGTTGTCTCCGTTGTGCCGCTAGCTCCTTCGCATTGCATTGCATGGTGTCGCACTCCTCCGTCGCCATCGATGATGTGTTCCTGCGATGTATCCATCGTGGcagccattgatttttttaaatattataagTGTCAGTTGTGTATGTAGAACTGGTACCTATAATCTTCATAAGTACTGgttctagaaccggcacctatgccAACGGGCACAGGTACTCCCAAGTTGGTATCAGTTGGGAAaccgtcacctataatgggtcTCCAGCTGGTACCTATGGTGTATTGTGCAGTAGTGGGCACTCCTCCAGAAATTCTCGGAGAGAACTCCAATACTTTTGGGCACTCCATTCGGAGCTTCCCCTCAATGTCACTAATCCCACGTACTAAAGTGAAGTCTAAATTACGAAAGTGAGTTGTACTCTGTTGATGTTGGTGTGCTTTGGAAGTGAGTGAACCGCTCCTTTTATAGGGAGTTATGACGGTTGGGGAGGTCGGTAACTcccgcaaccgtcattgggagccAACTAGAATGCCACACGTGGAGGGTGGAGATGAGGGGCACCGTTTGAGGTTCGACCGAACCCTCGGCACTGCCTCTCTCGACCGTCTTTTggactaacatgtgggcccctaTGGTGGTAGAGGTTCGTTTGGCCCCACTTTAGGTTTGTTTCCATTGTCACGTGGTCCCTCCAATCCTTTTACTCGCGTGTGATTAGCCGGAGGTTCATTTTGTCGCATGGCGGGTTTATTTTCTCTCAAAATTACctgcataaatatttttaccaAGACTAGTTGAAAAGGTTAGTAGTGAAACCCTACCACTAAATTTTGATGTTATATTTGATATCTTTTATGTATGAGTTGACGGTTAAAGTTTATACTTAACGACGGTCAACAACACCCCCACGCTTATGCTTTAATCGTCCTTGAGTAAAGCTCATGGATCAATGAGGTAATGACTTCTGCTTAATGACACAACATATAGGTTATTCCGAGCTGTACTTGTGAACATGATGTGTCTACTATGTCATCTTGGCTGATTGAAGAATGGAATGGCCTTTACTCCTTCCGATAAATTACATTGTAGTTTTCTTTGAAGTTCATAAAAACATAACTTGTACTATACTCCCCAATTGATTCTCTCAAGTCACTCAAAGTTTTTATTCCTAACCAAGGAATTCACGTTGCCTTTTCTTATCCTACCTTCTAAAGGCTTCTGTGGAGCTAAGGGTAGGGAGTAAGAAATGACAGACTTGCATCAGATATATTATAAAGTCAAATTGAGGATCCAAGAAGATAACCAATCATATGAACATGACCAAAGTTATGCAC
This region includes:
- the LOC127763709 gene encoding probable long-chain-alcohol O-fatty-acyltransferase 4; its protein translation is MATAVMDSELGSLVKVSAAVWAAMFYARLAAASLRPGAPRLAALLPVVALFCVVPFSFSTTTFRGCSAFFLSWLGVFKLLLLAAGRGPLNPTHPLHHFVFSASLPVKLRHLASAKPAKGVDPAPANESAAGKILVSGAVIPLIIYTYQFKNAMSRYQLLILYTGHIYFSLQLLLAVVHGLIHGVLGMEMEPQVDRPYLASSLRDFWGRRWNLMVPAILRPSVYRPVRARLGDAAGVLAAFLVSGLMHEAMFFYIMWRPPSGEVTVFFLLHGVCTAAEAWWARHAGWWRPPRAAAVPLTLAFVAGTGFWLFFPAMIKAGLDEMVLHECQGMVAVMEQSGRWLAGATNLTFATR